GTTCAGGTAGCTTATCAGCTTCTTTTAAGCCAGGTGGTAAAGGTATTCCACAAACTTGCCCTGTTTTTTGATATTCTTTCATGGCAGACCCGGTGATGTATCCCCGGACGATACATTCTACAGGTAAAACCTTAGCTTTTTTAACCAACATACTGCGTTGAGCTAATGTTTCTTTATATTCTTTTAAAACCTCAGGATACTCCTCGAGGTTTGCGGTAATAAGATGGTTGTCTACGATGTCTTTTAAAAAGTCAAACCAGAAAAGGCTCATCTGGGTTAAAATTTTACCTTTATATGGAATAGGAGTGGGAAGAACTACGTCAAAGGCTGAAATCCTGTCGGTAGCTACGATAAGAAGTTTATCCCCCAAGTCATAGATGTCTCTAACCTTTCCTCTTTTAAGAAAGGGGACTTTTTCCAAGTTAGTTTCCCAAACAAATTGGTTCATCATTTTTTTCCTCCAGGATTAAGTTATGGATTTAGCAAGTTTCCTTGTTCTTTTCTTAAATTTAGCCGCTAATTTTCTGTATCTTTCGTATTTTGTCCAGTCTTTATTATTTTTAGCCTCTTCAGCTAAGACCTTAAACTTTTTAACTTTAGCTTTGATTTCCCTCATAGAGGCACCAACTTTTTTAGGTTCTTCTTTTATACCATAAGCTTTTTTAAGAGCAGAAATAAGCTCTTCCTTGTTCATTCCGTGAACACCTGAAATTTCTGGTATCTGTAAGGCGATTTCCCTTAATTCTTTGATGGTCATCTTCTCAAGTTTTTTATCCAACTTAGGAAGTTCTTTTTTTTCTTCCTCTTTTACCTCATCCATAGTCTTTGACCTCCTTCTTGAGAGATAGTTTTAAACCATAAAATCTCTTTTAAGTTATCATAAAATTAAAAGAAATCAATAGAATAACCCAAGGGTCTCTTATCTTAAAATTCTTTTTCAAAATTTTCTAACACCTTGAAAACTTCGGCCACAAAATAAATAGACCCAGTAACCAGAATTTTGGAGGCAGGTTCGTTCAAGGCTACTCTTAGAGCTTCTTGTGGTGAGGGAAAAAAGTCAACTTCTTCTTGATTATAATTTGCAATAGCTTTCTTCCATTCAGAAAGGGTTACTATTTTTCTGTGGGAGGAAAATTCACATAAAAAGGTTTTACGACTAATTTGGCTTAGCTTAAGAAACATATCTAAGAAAGGTTTTTGTCCGTCTTCATTGGTCACCCCAAAAATAACTAAAAATGATTTATCACACCCTTTAGCCAAAAGGTCCTTTACCAAGGCTTCTACCCCGTCAGGGTTATGGGCTACATCAATTAAAATTTCCTTTTCTCTTATTTTTATTTTTTCGTATCGCCCTTTCCATCTTACCTCTTTTAAAGCTTTTTTTACTGTCTCAGAGTCTATAGATAAGAGATTAAGGTTTTCAAGTATTTCGAGAGTTTTTAGTGCACAACCTAAGTTTTCTCCTTGATATTTTCCTGAAAGACTTAGAGAAAGATCTTTAAAGGTTTTTTCTCCGTAATAATTCCAGAGACCATGATCCTCGACTACAAAAAAATCTTTGTTTAAGAAATAACCTTTTGTTTTTAGCTGTGATAGTTTAT
Above is a genomic segment from Thermodesulfobacterium commune DSM 2178 containing:
- a CDS encoding phosphoribosylaminoimidazolesuccinocarboxamide synthase, with translation MNQFVWETNLEKVPFLKRGKVRDIYDLGDKLLIVATDRISAFDVVLPTPIPYKGKILTQMSLFWFDFLKDIVDNHLITANLEEYPEVLKEYKETLAQRSMLVKKAKVLPVECIVRGYITGSAMKEYQKTGQVCGIPLPPGLKEADKLPEPIFTPSTKAEIGEHDVNITYQEMEKLVGSEVAQFLKETSLKIYKKASEYAESRGIIIADTKFEFGIYEDKIILVDEVLTPDSSRFWPKDEYQPGKPQKSFDKQFIRDWLKSISWDPQNPPTIPEDIVLKTREKYLEALYRLTGKTL
- a CDS encoding bifunctional folylpolyglutamate synthase/dihydrofolate synthase, with amino-acid sequence MSSSSLEWLYQLGFHRIKPGLARITQVLTRLGNPQRKLKIIHIAGTNGKGSTAAILTELLKQHGFKVGLYTSPHLFKLNERFKINGQDIPDETLEALISKVKPLAQAFNLTFFEVTTAVAFLYFSQTEVDFAVIECGMGGRLDATNVVFPKVTIITNVGFDHTKYLGNTLEKIAYEKAGIIKRKVPCVFGNIKPQALPVFYHKLSQLKTKGYFLNKDFFVVEDHGLWNYYGEKTFKDLSLSLSGKYQGENLGCALKTLEILENLNLLSIDSETVKKALKEVRWKGRYEKIKIREKEILIDVAHNPDGVEALVKDLLAKGCDKSFLVIFGVTNEDGQKPFLDMFLKLSQISRKTFLCEFSSHRKIVTLSEWKKAIANYNQEEVDFFPSPQEALRVALNEPASKILVTGSIYFVAEVFKVLENFEKEF
- a CDS encoding Rho termination factor N-terminal domain-containing protein — protein: MDEVKEEEKKELPKLDKKLEKMTIKELREIALQIPEISGVHGMNKEELISALKKAYGIKEEPKKVGASMREIKAKVKKFKVLAEEAKNNKDWTKYERYRKLAAKFKKRTRKLAKSIT